The following coding sequences are from one Kogia breviceps isolate mKogBre1 chromosome X, mKogBre1 haplotype 1, whole genome shotgun sequence window:
- the PLXNB3 gene encoding plexin-B3 — MAPRPPLGSCLLLVLPLLCPPLAPTRAHRFPAPNTTLNRLALAPGRGALYVGAVNRLFQLSPALRLESVAVTGPVLDSPDCVPFREPAECPQARLTDNANQLLLVSGRARELVACGQVRQGVCEKRRLEDVAQLLYRAEDPGDGQFVAANAAGVATVGLVVPGPGRDLLLVARGLAGKLSGGVPPLTVRQLAGPQPFSSEGLGRLVVGDLSDYNNSYVAALADARSAYFVFRRRGARAQAEYRSYVARVCLGDANLYSYVEVPLTCRGHGLIQAASLAPGALLGAFAAGPSGAQAALCAFPLADLDATMERARRLCYTAGGRGPGGTEEATVEYGVTSRCVTLPPDSPESYPCGDEHTPSPIAGRQPLEAAPLLQLGNSISAVAALQADGHTIAFLGDVQGQLHKVFLNGTRGQVYHSQQVGPPGSAISPDLLVDSSGSHLYVLTSQQVDRLPVAACPQFPDCSSCLQARDPLCGWCVLQGRCSRRGQCGRAAQPNQWLWSYEDGRCLHVQSLLPAQRPRQEQGQVTLSVPRLPALTVDEYFHCAFGAYDSLAHVEGTHVTCVTPPQDQLPHNPPGTEHITLPLALMFEDVVVATTNFSFYDCSAVQALEAAAPCGACVGSLWRCHWCPQSSRCVYGERCPEGERTIYSAQQADIQVRGPGACPRVEGLVGPLLVPVGWESRLALRVRNLQHFRGLPASYHCWLELPGELRRLPASLEEVAGDAGLIHCQAQQFQPSMAQRELAVPIYVTRGEGQRLDKARTLHVTLYDCAVGHPDCSHCQAANGSLGCLWCSHGQPTCRYGPLCPPGAVEPLCPTPSIDTIEPLTGPPEGGLALTILGSNLGRDFADVQDAVSVAGRPCSPDPSLYRTSARIVCVTSPAPNGTVGPIQVAVKSRPPGISTQHFTYQDPVLLSLSPQWGPQAGGTQLTIHGQHLQTGGNISAFVGSQPCRIREPVCPEAIVCHTTPQASPGEAVVRVVFGRAQRTLLASPFHYTTNPQLVAAEPSVSFRGGGRLIRVRGTGLDVVERPLLSVWLEAAEETAVAVQPRDPTPRRSCQAPAAAPQACTQLEGGLLQCSTACSVSSSSLLLCRSPAVPDGASPRRVFFALDNVHVDFAQASGGQDFLYQPNPRLAPLSRARPYRLKPGHILDVEGEGLNLGISKEEVRVHIGDGECLVKTLTLTHLYCEPPPRAPQPTNGSRALPQFVVQMGNVRLPLGPVQYEAEPALSAFPVEAQAGLGLGVAVLIAAVLLLTLMYRHKSKQALRDYQKVLVQLENLEIGVGDQCRKEFTDLMTEMTDLSSDLEASGIPFLDYHTYTERAFFPGRGSCPLQPALEGPAGEGRRAPVRQGLVQLSKLLNSKLFLLTLIHTLEEQPSFSQRDRCLVASLLSLALHGKLEYLTDIVRTLLGDLAAHYVQKNPKLMLRRTETMAEKLLTNWVSTCLYAFLREVAGEPLYVLLRAIQYQVDKGPVDAVTGKAKRTLNDSRLLREDVEFRPLTLMLLAGPGAGGAAGGGAAQRVPARVLDTDTITQVKEKVLDQVYKGTPFSQRPSVHALDLEWRSGLAGHLTLSDEDLTSVTQNRWKRLNTLQHYKVPDGATVRLIPRLHNGGAVSQSPAPRRPSGENAPMLEDSEEGGVRLWHLVKVTDEPEAAKARRSSLRERERERARAKAIPEIYLTRLLSMKGTLQKFVDDAFRAILSVDRPVPVAVKYLFGFLDELAEKHGIEDLETLHIWKTNSLLLRFWVNTLKNPQLIFDVRVSDNVDAVLAVIAQTFMDSCTVSEHKVGRDSPVNKLLYAREIPRYKQMVERYYSDIRQSSPASYQEMNSALAELSGNYTSAPHCLEALQELYTHIHRYYDQIISALEGDPVGQKSQLACRLQQIAALVENKVTDL, encoded by the exons ATGGCGCCCCGGCCTCCGCTGGGCTCCTGCCTGCTGCTCGTGCTGCCGCTGCTGTGCCCACCGCTCGCCCCGACGCGGGCGCACCGCTTCCCGGCGCCCAATACCACCCTCAACCGCTTGGCGCTGGCGCCAGGCCGGGGCGCGCTCTACGTGGGCGCGGTGAACCGCCTCTTCCAGCTCAGCCCCGCGCTGCGGCTCGAGTCGGTGGCCGTCACAGGCCCGGTCCTCGACAGCCCCGACTGCGTGCCCTTCCGGGAGCCGGCCGAGTGCCCGCAGGCCCGGCTCACCGACAACGCCAACCAGCTGCTGCTGGTGAGCGGCCGGGCCCGGGAGCTGGTGGCCTGCGGGCAGGTGCGGCAGGGAGTGTGCGAGAAGCGGCGCCTGGAGGACGTGGCGCAGCTGCTGTACCGGGCCGAGGACCCCGGCGACGGGCAGTTCGTGGCCGCCAACGCCGCGGGCGTGGCTACGGTGGGCCTGGTGGTGCCCGGGCCGGGCCGGGACCTCCTGCTGGTGGCCAGGGGCCTGGCGGGCAAGCTGTCGGGCGGGGTGCCACCCCTGACCGTGCGCCAGCTGGCCGGGCCGCAGCCCTTCTCCAGCGAGGGTCTGGGCCGCTTGGTGGTGGGCGACCTCTCCGACTACAACAACAGCTACGTGGCGGCCCTCGCCGACGCCCGCTCGGCCTACTTCGTCTTCCGCCGCCGCGGGGCCCGGGCCCAGGCCGAGTACCGCTCCTATGTGGCTCGGGTCTGCCTGGGGGACGCCAACCTCTACTCCTACGTGGAGGTGCCCCTCACCTGCCGGGGCCACGGCCTCATCCAGGCCGCGTCCCTCGCCCCGGGCGCCTTACTGGGGGCGTTTGCCGCCGGCCCGAGTGGGGCGCAGGCGGCCCTGTGCGCCTTTCCCCTGGCCGACCTGGACGCGACCATGGAGCGGGCCCGGCGCCTCTGCTACACCGCGGGCGGCCGGGGCCCCGGCGGCACGGAGGAAGCCACCGTGGAGTACGGCGTCACGTCGCGCTGCGTCACCCTGCCGCCC GACTCCCCCGAGTCATACCCCTGTGGCGATGAGCACACCCCGAGCCCCATTGCGGGCCGCCAGCCCCTGGAGGCGGCGCCTCTGCTGCAGCTCGGAAACTCCATCAGCGCAGTCGCGGCCCTCCAGGCAGACGGCCACACAATAGCGTTCCTGGGGGACGTGCAGGGCCAGCTGCATAAG GTCTTCCTCAACGGCACCCGAGGCCAGGTGTACCACTCACAGCAAGTGGGGCCCCCGGGCTCGGCCATCAGCCCCGACCTGCTGGTGGACAGCAGCGGCAGCCACCTCTACGTGCTGACTTCGCAGCAG GTGGACCGCTTACCCGTGGCAGCCTGCCCCCAGTTCCCCGACTGCAGCAGCTGCCTCCAGGCCCGGGACCCCCTGTGCGGCTGGTGCGTCCTGCAGGGCAG GTGTTCCCGCAGGGGCCAATGCGGGCGGGCAGCCCAGCCCAACCAGTGGCTATGGAGCTACGAGGACGGCCGctgcctgcacgtccagagcctgctgCCGGCTCAGCGCCCCCGCCAGGAGCAGGGCCAG GTCACCTTGTCCGTGCCCCGGCTGCCCGCACTCACCGTGGACGAATACTTCCATTGTGCCTTTGGGGCCTATGACAGCTTGGCTCACGTGGAAGGGACCCACGTGACCTGTGTCACCCCTCCCCAAGACCAGCTGCCGCATAACCCTCCAGGCACAG AGCACATCACCTTGCCCCTGGCCCTGATGTTCGAGGACGTGGTCGTGGCCACCACCAACTTCTCCTTCTACGACTGCAGCGCCGTGCAGGCCTTGGAGGCGGCTGCTCC GTGCGGTGCTTGCGTGGGCAGCCTCTGGCGGTGCCACTGGTGCCCCCAGAGCAGCCGCTGTGTGTATGGGGAACGCTGCCCGGAGGGCGAGAGGACCATCTACAGTGCCCAGCAG GCGGACATCCAGGTGCGGGGCCCAGGGGCTTGTCCCCGGGTCGAGGGCCTGGTAGGCCCCCTCCTGGTGCCTGTGGGCTGGGAGAGCCGTTTGGCCCTGCGCGTGCGGAACCTTCAGCATTTCCGG GGCCTGCCTGCCTCCTACCACTGCTGGCTGGAGCTGCCCGGAGAACTGCGGAGGCTGCCggcctccctggaggaggtggccgGGGACGCCGGCCTCATCCACTGCCAGGCCCAGCAG TTCCAGCCCTCCATGGCCCAGCGGGAGCTCGCGGTGCCCATCTACGTCACCCGGGGCGAGGGCCAGAGGCTGGACAAGGCCCGCACTCTTCATG TGACCCTGTACGACTGCGCCGTGGGCCACCCCGACTGCAGCCACTGCCAGGCAGCCAACGGGAGCCTGGGCTGCCTGTGGTGCAGCCACGGCCAGCCCACCTGTCGCTACGGGCCGCTGTGCCCGCCTGGGGCTGTGGAGCCGCTGTGTCCCACACCCAGCATCGACACG ATTGAGCCCCTGACCGGCCCCCCTGAGGGCGGCTTGGCCCTCACCATCCTGGGCTCCAACCTGGGCCGGGACTTTGCCGACGTGCAGGACGCCGTGAGCGTGGCTGGCCGGCCCTGCAGCCCTGACCCCTCTCTGTACCGCACCTCTGCCCG GATTGTGTGTGTGACATCTCCTGCCCCCAACGGCACCGTGGGCCCAATCCAAGTGGCCGTTAAGAGTCGGCCACCGGGCATCTCAACCCAGCACTTCACCTACCAG GACCCCGTCCTGCTGAGCCTGAGTCCCCAGTGGGGCCCCCAGGCAGGGGGCACCCAGCTCACCATCCACGGGCAGCACCTCCAGACGGGAGGCAACATCAGTGCCTTTGTGGGCAGCCAACCCTGTCGTAT AAGGGAGCCAGTGTGTCCCGAGGCCATCGTGTGCCACACCACGCCCCAGGCCAGCCCGGGAGAAGCTGTGGTTCGAGTGGTCTTCGGCCGTGCCCAGCGCACGCTGCTCGCCAGTCCCTTCCACTACACCACCAACCCCCAGCTCGTGGCGGCGGAGCCCAGCGTCAGCTTCCGGGG GGGCGGGCGGCTGATCCGAGTCAGGGGCACGGGCCTGGACGTGGTAGAGCGGCCCCTGCTGTCCGTGTGGCTGGAGGCCGCGGAGGAGACGGCGGTGGCCGTGCAGCCCCGGGACCCGACCCCCAGGAGGAGCTGTCAGGCCCCCGCCGCAGCGCCCCAGGCTTGCACCCAGCTTGAGGGGGGCTTGCTGCAG TGCTCCACCGCCTGCTCCGTCAGCTCGTCCAGCCTCCTCCTGTGCCGGAGCCCTGCAGTGCCGGATGGAGCGAGCCCCCGGCGCGTCTTCTTCGCCCTGGACAACGTGCACGTGGACTTCGCCCAGGCCAGCGGGGGCCAGGACTTCCTGTACCAGCCCAACCCCCGCCTGGCCCCCCTCAGCCGCGCCCGCCCCTACCGCCTCAAGCCAGGCCACATCCTGGACGTGGAG GGCGAGGGTCTCAACCTGGGCATCAGCAAGGAGGAGGTGCGCGTGCACATCGGCGACGGCGAGTGCCTGGTGAAGACGCTCACGCTCACCCACCTGTACTGCGAGCCGCCCCCGCGGGCCCCGCAGCCCACCAACGGCTCCCGGGCCCTGCCGCAGTTCGTG GTGCAGATGGGCAACGTGCGGCTGCCACTGGGCCCCGTCCAGTACGAGGCTGAGCCCGCACTCTCCGCCTTCCCCGTGGAGGCCCAggcgggcctgggcctgggcgtGGCCGTGCTGATCGCCGCCGTGCTCCTCCTGACCCTCATGTACAG GCACAAGAGCAAGCAGGCCCTGCGGGACTACCAGAAGGTTCTGGTGCAGCTGGAGAACCTGGAGATCGGCGTGGGCGACCAGTGCCGGAAGGAGTTCACAG ACCTGATGACAGAGATGACGGACCTCAGCAGCGACCTGGAGGCCAGCGGGATCCCCTTCCTAGACTACCACACGTACACCGAGCGCGCCTTCTTCCCCGGGCGCGGCAGCTGCCCGCTGCAGCCGGCGCTCGAGGGGCCCGCGGGCGAGGGCCGCCGCGCGCCGGTGCGCCAGGGCCTCGTGCAGCTCTCCAAGCTGCTCAACAGCAAGCTCTTCCTCCTTACG CTCATCCACACCCTGGAGGAGCAGCCCAGCTTCTCCCAGCGGGACCGCTGCCTCGTGGCTTCGCTGCTGTCCCTGGCGCTGCACGGCAAGCTCGAGTACCTGACCGACATCGTGAGGACGCTGCTCGGAGACCTGGCTGCCCATTACGTGCAGAAGAACCCCAAGCTCATGCTGCGCAG GACGGAGACTATGGCCGAGAAGCTGCTCACCAACTGGGTGTCCACCTGTCTCTACGCCTTCCTGCGG GAGGTAGCTGGTGAGCCGCTCTACGTGCTCCTGCGGGCCATCCAGTACCAGGTGGACAAGGGCCCCGTGGACGCCGTGACAGGCAAGGCGAAACGGACCCTGAACGACAGCCGCCTGCTGCGGGAGGACGTGGAATTCCGGCCCCTGACGCTGATGCTGCTGGCTGGCCCGGGGGCCGGCGGGGCTGCGGGGGGCGGCGCGGCGCAGCGCGTGCCCGCCCGCGTGCTCGACACGGACACCATCACCCAGGTCAAGGAGAAGGTGCTGGACCAGGTCTACAAGGGCACCCCCTTCTCGCAGAGGCCCTCAGTGCACGCCCTAGACCTCG AGTGGCGCTCAGGCCTGGCTGGCCACCTAACCCTGTCGGACGAGGACCTGACCTCGGTGACTCAGAACCGCTGGAAGAGACTCAACACCCTGCAGCACTACAAG GTCCCGGATGGAGCCACGGTGAGGCTCATTCCCCGGCTGCACAACGGAGGCGCCGTCTCCCAGAGCCCGGCCCCGAGGCGCCCGTCAGGGGAGA ATGCCCCCATGCTGGAGGACAGCGAGGAGGGTGGGGTCCGCCTCTGGCACCTGGTGAAAGTCACCGACGAGCCAGAAGCGGCCAAGGCCCGGCGCAGCAGCCTGAGGGAGCGTGAACGGGAGCGGGCGCGGGCCAAGGCCATTCCGGAGATCTACCTCACCCGCCTGCTGTCCATGAAG GGCACACTGCAGAAGTTCGTGGACGACGCCTTCCGGGCCATCCTCAGCGTGGACCGGCCTGTGCCCGTCGCCGTCAAGTACCTGTTTGGCTTCCTGGACGAGCTGGCTGAGAAGCACGGCATCGAGGACCTGGAGACCTTACACATCTGGAAGACGAACAG CCTACTCTTGCGGTTCTGGGTGAACACCCTGAAGAACCCGCAGCTCATCTTTGACGTGCGGGTGTCGGACAACGTGGACGCCGTCCTCGCCGTCATCGCCCAGACCTTCATGGACTCCTGCACCGTGTCGGAGCATAAAGTGGGCCGG GATTCCCCCGTGAACAAACTGCTCTACGCCCGGGAGATCCCCCGCTACAAGCAGATGGTGGAGAG aTACTACTCGGACATT